In Limisalsivibrio acetivorans, one genomic interval encodes:
- a CDS encoding M15 family metallopeptidase, giving the protein MGIIRVLFIIALAHIVFAAELPEGFVYLNDRAPTIIKDIRYHTSHNFIGTPVDGYEEPECILTAEAADALAVFQQELLEKGFSLKVYDCYRPQRAVDHFVRWAKDTGDTLTKGEFYLHEDKSTLFERGYIASRSGHSRGSTVDLTIIPADMPSQEEYIPHIDLRDCIEDNRYGDNSIDMGTGFDCFHELSSTLHPAITGKAAENRSMLLEGMQRHGFKNYSREWWHYTLKNEPFGDTYFDFPVK; this is encoded by the coding sequence ATGGGTATCATCAGGGTATTGTTTATTATTGCTTTGGCGCATATTGTCTTTGCGGCCGAACTCCCGGAAGGCTTTGTTTACCTGAATGATAGAGCCCCCACCATCATCAAGGATATCCGCTATCACACCAGTCACAACTTCATTGGCACTCCCGTAGACGGGTATGAAGAGCCTGAATGTATCCTTACCGCAGAGGCTGCGGACGCTCTGGCGGTTTTTCAGCAGGAGCTTCTGGAAAAAGGATTCTCCCTCAAAGTGTACGACTGTTACCGCCCCCAGAGGGCTGTGGATCATTTTGTGCGGTGGGCAAAGGATACTGGCGACACCCTGACAAAGGGTGAGTTTTATCTCCATGAGGACAAGAGCACTCTGTTTGAACGTGGATACATCGCCTCCCGCTCGGGACACAGCAGAGGGAGCACGGTGGACTTGACCATTATTCCAGCCGATATGCCGTCACAGGAGGAATACATCCCCCATATCGATCTCAGGGACTGCATTGAGGATAACCGCTACGGCGACAACAGCATAGATATGGGCACAGGGTTCGATTGCTTCCACGAGCTCTCCTCCACACTCCATCCAGCAATAACCGGAAAGGCCGCAGAGAACAGAAGCATGCTCCTCGAAGGGATGCAGAGACACGGATTTAAGAACTACAGCAGGGAGTGGTGGCACTACACCCTCAAAAACGAGCCGTTCGGAGATACCTATTTCGATTTTCCGGTAAAGTGA
- a CDS encoding GAF domain-containing sensor histidine kinase → MKSEEERGRRQHIERELECSKMAVSLHRSLNHALADSADDQELLSIICRRAVEICGYSMVWMGFLLELDEKIIIPAASHGDHFSYLDNNSVRLDTSDPSSGPAAICALNEETVIENRIEDSEYLNWRDKALDSGFGSFAAIPISSLGGVSGVLCIYASEKDRFDSFEMQVLEGLMSDLSACLGVIGDREECRILEHKSDIFEQKYNVLFNNSSDAIFVHEFTHDLRNGRFIEVNDEACGKLGYTRDELIGMTPGDLEYPSGKYDINNIRSSLLNNGHCYFEAVMFTKSGSLLPVMVGAHCFSLGEVSYIVSIVRDISERVRIRKQLNLLRNAIEQSTVSVVITNRDGMIEYVNPHFEQTSGYTYEEAVGENPRLLKSGRMEDSVYQELWETIAEGNIWKGELCNKRKDGGLYWESAIIFPVREPGGEIVNYISVKEDITERRILEEQVRHSQRLNLIGEMAGNFAHDLKNIIMVIGGFSARLLKTADEHSAEYEYITHIQKAVQKASKLTNGLLTFARKQPNRPEVQDINVVIKDYEDLLARILDDKIELEMILCDEPVHVYADSVQMEQVLMNIASNAKDAMPDGGKLRVETSLQRAEGSPVCARIVISDNGHGMDPDTARHIFDPFYTTKEPGKGTGLGLSIVYGIVRQHRGNISCESEKGKGTSFTINIPHYTTDDGKECCFGDEG, encoded by the coding sequence ATGAAAAGCGAAGAGGAAAGAGGAAGAAGACAGCATATTGAGCGGGAGCTTGAATGCTCCAAAATGGCGGTAAGCCTGCACAGGAGCCTGAACCATGCCCTTGCGGATTCCGCCGATGATCAGGAGCTCCTCTCCATAATCTGCCGCCGTGCTGTGGAGATCTGCGGCTACAGTATGGTTTGGATGGGATTTCTGCTTGAACTAGACGAAAAGATCATAATCCCCGCCGCCTCCCACGGCGATCATTTCAGCTATCTGGACAACAACTCTGTACGCCTTGACACCTCAGATCCTTCATCAGGCCCTGCGGCAATATGCGCCTTAAACGAAGAAACAGTTATCGAAAACAGGATAGAGGACAGTGAGTATCTCAACTGGAGAGATAAGGCCCTCGACAGCGGGTTCGGATCCTTTGCCGCCATACCCATATCAAGCCTCGGTGGAGTATCCGGAGTTCTCTGCATCTATGCCTCGGAAAAGGACAGATTCGACAGCTTTGAGATGCAGGTACTTGAAGGCCTTATGAGCGATTTGAGTGCATGCCTGGGTGTAATCGGCGACCGGGAGGAGTGCCGTATACTTGAGCACAAATCGGATATATTCGAACAGAAGTACAACGTCCTTTTCAACAATTCCTCCGATGCGATCTTTGTCCACGAATTCACCCATGACCTCAGGAACGGAAGATTCATAGAAGTAAACGATGAAGCATGCGGAAAGCTAGGCTATACAAGGGATGAGCTCATCGGAATGACGCCGGGTGATCTTGAGTACCCCAGCGGCAAATACGATATAAACAATATAAGAAGCTCACTGCTGAATAACGGTCACTGCTACTTTGAGGCTGTGATGTTCACAAAGTCAGGCTCACTCCTGCCGGTGATGGTCGGAGCACACTGTTTCTCCCTCGGAGAGGTGAGCTATATCGTCTCCATAGTAAGGGACATATCCGAACGTGTCCGCATTCGCAAACAGTTGAACCTCCTTCGCAACGCCATTGAACAGAGCACCGTCTCAGTTGTTATTACAAACAGGGACGGAATGATAGAATATGTGAACCCGCATTTTGAGCAGACCTCCGGATACACCTATGAGGAAGCGGTGGGTGAGAACCCCAGACTCCTTAAATCGGGAAGGATGGAGGATTCCGTATATCAGGAGCTCTGGGAAACCATTGCAGAAGGTAATATCTGGAAGGGGGAGCTCTGCAACAAGAGAAAGGACGGAGGGCTTTATTGGGAATCTGCAATTATCTTCCCAGTTCGGGAGCCCGGCGGAGAGATCGTAAACTACATAAGCGTTAAAGAGGATATCACCGAACGCCGCATTCTTGAGGAGCAGGTGCGCCACTCCCAGAGGCTTAACCTAATCGGCGAAATGGCGGGGAACTTCGCCCACGACCTAAAGAATATTATTATGGTTATCGGAGGCTTCTCCGCAAGACTCCTGAAAACAGCCGATGAACATTCAGCAGAATACGAGTATATCACACATATCCAGAAGGCCGTGCAGAAGGCATCGAAGCTTACGAACGGCCTGCTAACCTTCGCCAGAAAACAGCCAAACAGGCCGGAGGTTCAGGATATCAATGTTGTGATAAAGGATTATGAGGATCTTCTGGCCAGGATCCTTGATGATAAGATAGAGCTTGAAATGATCCTCTGTGATGAGCCTGTCCACGTTTATGCGGACAGCGTGCAGATGGAGCAGGTTCTGATGAACATAGCCTCCAACGCCAAGGACGCCATGCCCGATGGGGGTAAGCTCCGTGTGGAAACATCACTCCAGCGTGCTGAGGGCTCACCGGTCTGTGCAAGGATTGTGATAAGCGACAACGGCCACGGTATGGACCCGGATACTGCAAGACACATATTCGATCCCTTCTACACAACCAAAGAGCCAGGCAAAGGGACCGGTCTTGGTCTCTCCATAGTTTACGGAATCGTCCGTCAGCATCGTGGAAATATCTCCTGCGAAAGCGAAAAGGGAAAGGGCACATCTTTTACGATAAATATCCCGCATTACACCACGGACGATGGCAAGGAGTGCTGTTTCGGTGATGAAGGGTAA
- a CDS encoding pyridoxamine 5'-phosphate oxidase family protein — protein sequence MRRADKEIKDQETIIGILKGGDTLHIAAVEGSRPYIFTVNYGFDGENIFFHSAKQGRKINILKQLPTVSFQVITENRIAPETTGCRWTCLYTSVYGEGKAEFLDDFDEKVYALNALMKQYGGEEEAFPRESVDSVEVIRIVPEVLTGKTYSPK from the coding sequence ATGCGAAGGGCTGACAAAGAGATAAAAGACCAGGAAACAATAATCGGGATCCTCAAGGGTGGTGATACACTTCATATCGCCGCTGTTGAGGGTTCCCGCCCTTATATCTTCACTGTAAACTACGGCTTCGACGGCGAGAATATCTTCTTCCATTCTGCAAAGCAGGGACGGAAAATAAACATCCTCAAACAACTCCCCACGGTATCATTCCAGGTTATTACGGAGAACAGGATAGCCCCCGAAACCACAGGGTGCAGATGGACCTGTCTTTATACCTCTGTATATGGTGAAGGGAAGGCGGAATTCCTTGATGACTTTGATGAAAAAGTCTATGCGCTGAATGCTCTCATGAAGCAGTACGGTGGTGAAGAGGAGGCTTTCCCAAGGGAGAGCGTTGATTCTGTTGAGGTTATAAGGATCGTACCGGAGGTACTCACAGGGAAGACGTACTCACCGAAGTGA
- a CDS encoding DUF134 domain-containing protein yields MPRPLKPRTVGLRPEVCHFKPRGVPSKKLKTAVLTLDEFEAIRLADYEGLSHEEAAILMNISRPTFSRLVEKARVKVAGFIVNAEQLVIEGGNVEYSDHLHCPKCKQEGMDSDGIGKRAEICSNLSSCELNEQETVDAKG; encoded by the coding sequence ATGCCCAGGCCCTTGAAACCGAGGACGGTTGGCCTCAGACCTGAAGTTTGTCACTTCAAGCCAAGAGGAGTTCCATCCAAGAAGCTCAAAACAGCAGTACTTACCCTTGATGAATTTGAAGCGATACGTCTCGCAGACTACGAAGGTCTTTCCCATGAAGAAGCCGCAATCCTTATGAACATCTCCCGCCCGACGTTTTCCCGTTTGGTTGAGAAAGCCAGGGTTAAGGTTGCCGGGTTCATCGTAAACGCTGAACAGCTTGTTATCGAAGGCGGAAACGTTGAATACTCCGACCATCTCCACTGCCCCAAATGCAAACAAGAGGGTATGGATAGCGATGGGATCGGCAAAAGAGCAGAGATATGCTCCAACCTTTCCAGCTGTGAGCTGAACGAGCAGGAAACGGTGGATGCGAAGGGCTGA
- a CDS encoding DUF169 domain-containing protein — protein MGGGGFLEALNKCVNPGSMAVGVKIIKDESLIEGVKLRVKDKKINICQQIAYSRYYGWPTYITSAHSFCVLGSACAGLIEPPERVMKGEVNCSVYQKTPEAAVKMQEMMPRLPAGTKGVLTFPLSRPIEGIEPDCAVIYMNTAQSMRMVQAFLYAEGGDLVFKTSGDAGVCSRGVAETILEKKPVVEIPCLGDRRFAMAQDHEMITAFPWEMADEVAEGLISTHKAGIRYPIPFQMPEGCDLPEPYTTREEDI, from the coding sequence CATGGCTGTCGGGGTTAAGATAATAAAGGATGAATCCCTCATAGAGGGTGTAAAGCTCCGTGTTAAAGACAAGAAAATCAATATCTGCCAGCAGATAGCCTATTCAAGGTACTACGGCTGGCCTACCTACATCACTTCTGCACATAGTTTCTGTGTACTCGGCTCCGCCTGTGCAGGGCTCATAGAGCCTCCGGAAAGGGTTATGAAGGGTGAGGTGAACTGCTCCGTTTATCAAAAAACCCCCGAGGCGGCCGTTAAGATGCAGGAGATGATGCCGAGACTCCCCGCCGGAACTAAGGGTGTACTCACATTCCCCCTTTCCAGACCCATAGAAGGTATCGAACCCGATTGTGCTGTGATCTACATGAATACCGCCCAGTCGATGCGCATGGTTCAGGCTTTTCTATACGCAGAAGGGGGGGATCTGGTTTTCAAAACATCCGGTGATGCAGGTGTCTGCTCGAGGGGTGTTGCGGAGACAATCCTTGAGAAGAAACCTGTAGTGGAGATCCCCTGCCTCGGCGATAGGCGTTTCGCCATGGCTCAGGACCATGAGATGATAACCGCCTTCCCGTGGGAAATGGCCGATGAAGTGGCCGAAGGTCTTATAAGCACCCATAAAGCGGGCATCAGATACCCCATACCATTCCAGATGCCGGAGGGGTGTGATCTCCCCGAGCCCTACACCACAAGGGAAGAAGATATTTAA